Proteins encoded together in one Procambarus clarkii isolate CNS0578487 chromosome 11, FALCON_Pclarkii_2.0, whole genome shotgun sequence window:
- the LOC123758212 gene encoding proteoglycan 4-like has protein sequence MEVLMVILEVLLDVLMVLMLMLVDILMMLTKVVDTLMYHGLKTLRVLTPRVQSPSGTEPSGTDPTGTDSSGTDPSGTDPSGTDPSGTDLTGTDPSGTDPSGTDPSGTDPTGTDPSGTDPTGTDPSGTDPSGADPTGTDPTGTDPLGTDPSGADPSGTDPTGTDPTGTDPSGTDPSGTDPTGTDPSGTDPTGTDPLGTDPMGTDPSGTDPSGTDPTCTDPTGTDPSGTDPTGTDPSGTDPTGTDPSGTDPSGADPTGTDPSGTDPSGTDPSGTDPSGADPTGTDPSGTDPSGTDPTGTDPSGTDPTCTDPTGTDPSGTDPTGTDPSGTDPTGTDPSGTDPSGTDPTGTDPTGTDPSGTDPSGTDPTYTDPSGTDPSGTDPTCTDPSGTDPTGTDPTGTDPRVQTPRIQTPRVQTPRVQTPRVQTPRVQTPRVQTPRVQTPRVQTPRVQTPRVQTPRVQTPRVQTPRVQTPRVQTPRVQTPRVQTPRVQNR, from the coding sequence AtggaggtgttgatggtgatattGGAAGTGTTGTTggatgtattgatggtgctgatgTTGATGCTGGTCGATATATTGATGATGTTGACGAAGGTGGTCGATACATTGATGTATCACGGGTTGAAGACCCTTCGGGTGTTAACCCCTAGGGTGCAGAGCCCATCGGGTACAGAGCCCTCAGGTACAGACCCCACAGGTACAGACTCCTCGGGTACAGACCCCTCGGGTACAGACCCCTCGGGTACAGACCCCTCGGGTACAGACCTTACGGGTACAGACCCCTCGGGTACAGACCCCTCGGGTACAGACCCCTCGGGTACAGACCCCACGGGTACAGACCCCTCGGGTACAGACCCCACGGGTACAGACCCCTCGGGAACAGACCCCTCGGGTGCAGACCCCACGGGTACAGACCCCACGGGTACAGACCCCTTGGGTACTGACCCCTCGGGTGCAGACCCCTCGGGTACAGACCCCACGGGTACAGACCCCACGGGTACAGACCCCTCGGGTACAGACCCCTCGGGTACAGACCCCACGGGTACAGACCCCTCGGGTACAGACCCCACGGGTACAGACCCCTTGGGTACTGACCCCATGGGTACAGACCCCTCGGGTACAGACCCCTCGGGTACAGACCCCACGTGTACAGACCCCACGGGTACAGACCCCTCGGGTACAGACCCCACGGGTACAGACCCCTCGGGTACAGACCCCACGGGTACAGACCCCTCGGGTACAGACCCCTCGGGTGCAGACCCCACGGGTACAGACCCCTCGGGTACAGACCCCTCGGGTACAGACCCCTCGGGTACAGACCCCTCGGGTGCAGACCCCACGGGTACAGACCCCTCGGGTACAGACCCCTCGGGTACAGACCCCACGGGTACAGACCCCTCGGGTACAGACCCCACGTGTACAGACCCCACGGGTACAGACCCCTCGGGTACAGACCCCACGGGTACAGACCCCTCGGGTACAGACCCCACGGGTACAGACCCCTCGGGTACAGACCCCTCGGGTACAGACCCCACGGGTACAGACCCCACGGGTACAGACCCCTCGGGTACAGACCCCTCGGGTACAGACCCCACGTATACAGACCCCTCGGGTACAGACCCCTCGGGTACAGACCCCACGTGTACAGACCCCTCGGGTACAGACCCCACGGGTACAGACCCCACGGGTACAGACCCTCGGGTACAGACCCCACGTATACAGACCCCTCGGGTGCAGACCCCACGGGTACAGACCCCTCGGGTACAGACCCCTCGGGTACAGACCCCACGGGTACAGACCCCACGGGTACAGACCCCTCGGGTGCAGACCCCACGGGTACAGACCCCTCGGGTACAGACCCCTCGGGTGCAGACCCCACGGGTACAGACTCCTCGGGTACAGACCCCTCGGGTACAGACCCCACGGGTACAGACCCCACGGGTACAGACCCCTCGGGTACAGAACCGTTAA